Proteins encoded in a region of the Triticum dicoccoides isolate Atlit2015 ecotype Zavitan chromosome 3A, WEW_v2.0, whole genome shotgun sequence genome:
- the LOC119270011 gene encoding endoribonuclease Dicer homolog 3a-like isoform X2: MAEAEPESAPGGGEAGEDAMDATGPAPAPAEAEAAAPVPDVNMNPLKRPSESCAQGDEADGQKRQKTESQVFTPRRYQLDVFEIAKARNTIAMLDTGAGKTMIAVMLMKEFGKKIDKSNNNGKIIFLAPTVQLVTQQCEVIKTHTDFEVELYCGASGVDHWTPQRWKEKISKSQVMVMIPDVLLSALGKAFLSLDMVSLMIFDECHRATGKHPYSRIMKDYYHQSDHKPKVFGMTASPVIRKGVSSNLDCEVQFTELEKLLNAKIYAVADRAEIELCAPSAKEVDRYYDPKTVCFKDLSEELGLLHSEYDALITTLQNKPNCQNKESDEIAKESRRRLSNSSAKILYCIDDIGLLCASEATKIYIERGQRKGWLKKASDATNIQSVANSSFLLAEISVLHLKFFEDMSCIIDKHLQQGSDVLLNSESGCVEAIKTGYISPKLYELIQIFHSFSNCDHVRCLIFVDRKITARAMERTMKKIGHLSHFTFSSLTGGSSSVDALTPKMQKDTLDSFRSGKVNLLFTTDVAEEGIDVTDCSCVIRFDLPKTTRSYMQSRGRARQKDSQYILMIERENVKQNNLISAILRSEKSMVETALNRDSEDLLPGFFPVEEKNEYLVGTTGAKVTAGSSVSVIVQYCDKLPGDKYDTTKPLFEFTNHGDGFVCTLTLPSSDMLPPLVGPKARNKKKAKQLVCLDACKQLHQLGVLTDSLCLSVEEPPLESVNKTDVLTSLAGVGTTKRKELHGTTRVCGLSGTWASERTAVKLQGYRMKFLCDQVGQKYSDFVLLIDKTIAHEAANLDIDLFLHDKMVKASVSPCGLFELDVQQMEQAKLFQALLFNGLFGKLFTGSKSSDVPREFILNKDDTFIWNNPNMYLILPMDPTVESHDITCINWRVIDEAATAVKLLRKIYSEEKMNIQGILDFDQNDEDLIHFANTSCETHFLRNVVVLAVHTGKIYTALHVADLSANSTFDGVSDEKGTEFRTFAEYFEKKYGIVLRHPSQPLLVLKPSHRPHNILSSKLRDEGNGEKKKGGTSDITKANNRVHMPPELLIPLNFSDDILRTFYLFPSLMHRIEALMLASQLKSEISYDDSNVSSFLILEAITTLRCSEDFSMERLELLGDSVLKYVVSCHLFLKFPNMDEGQLTSSRVDIISNAALYGFGIEHKIQGYIRDAAFDPRRWLAPGQLSIHPVPCNCQVNSEVVTEDINVKVGQLCDKGHRWMCSKTISDCVEAIIGAYYVEGGLRAAMAVLKWLGINVEVEEELIGQFLSASVQTYLPKNDVIEKVEAKLGYVFLMKGLLLEALTHPSLQESAEGYSYERLEFLGDAVLDILLTRHLFSSHKDTDEGELTDLRSASVNNENFAQLAVKHKLYQFLQHSSGKLPENITEYVDSLENSSTDKLNLLSDAALRGPKVLGDVVESIAGAILIDRKLDLEVVWGIFKPLLSPIVTPEKLELPPFRELLEWCNKSGYFLGIKCTDGIKRTDGDKIEATLDVQLKETLLVRQGCGKSKKDAKAHAASMLLKDLEEEGLIVPKNASNTQQFQDHRNIFDAMDIQLSTPTRGKRSAGSKIAASLDKPVDWPVRMSKGGPRAGLYEFCKKLQWPAPNFDCAKVEQSTPTPQGQGFTFASTIKLHIPNSDVISLTGDCFADKKSAMDSAALLMLYELQQRGRLQVQEIRLP, encoded by the exons ATGGCGGAGGCGGAACCGGAATCGGCGCCCGGAGGCGGAGAGGCCGGCGAGGACGCGATGGACGCCACCGGtcccgcgccggcgccggcggaggcggaggccgccgcccccgtccccgacg TTAACATGAACCCTTTGAAGAGGCCATCGGAGTCGTGTGCTCAAGGAGACGAAGCAGACGGGCAGAAGCGGCAGAAGACGGAGTCTCAAGTTTTCACACCCAGAAG ATACCAGCTCGATGTCTTTGAGATTGCCAAGGCGCGAAACACGATTGCAATGCTTGACACAGGAGCCGGGAAGACGATGATTGCTGTGATGCTCATGAAAGAGTTTGGGAAAAAGATTGACAAATCAAATAACAATGGGAAGATCATATTCCTTGCACCAACAGTTCAGCTCGTCACACAG CAATGTGAGGTGATTAAAACCCACACAGATTTTGAGGTGGAGCTGTATTGCGGTGCCTCGGGGGTTGATCACTGGACGCCTCAGAGATGGAAAGAAAAAATATCGAAATCTCAG GTCATGGTGATGATACCAGATGTGTTGCTAAGTGCTTTAGGCAAAGCTTTCTTGAGCTTGGACATGGTTAGTCTTATGATATTTGATGAGTGCCATCGTGCAACTGGCAAACACCCTTATTCGAGAATAATGAAG GACTACTATCACCAATCTGACCACAAGCCAaaggtgtttggtatgacggcctcGCCTGTTATAAGGAAAG GTGTCTCTTCTAATCTGGATTGTGAAGTTCAGTTCACTGAACTGGAAAAGCTTCTAAATGCTAAG ATCTACGCTGTGGCTGATAGAGCAGAGATAGAGCTTTGCGCTCCTTCTGCAAAAGAAGTGGACAGATACTATGACCCAAAAACAGTTTGTTTCAAGGATTTGAGTGAAGAGTTGGGACTTTTGCATTCTGAG TACGATGCGTTAATAACTACATTGCAGAATAAGCCTAACTGCCAGAATAAAGAATCCGATGAAATAGCTAAAGAATCACGGAGGCGTCTATCCAATTCTTCAGCCAAAATCCTGTATTGCATCGATGATATTGGTCTTCTTTGTGCTAGTGAG GCCACCAAAATCTACATTGAAAGGGGTCAGAGAAAAGGTTGGCTGAAGAAAGCTTCTGATGCCACAAATATTCAAAGTGTTGCAAATAGCTCGTTCCTGCTTGCAGAAATTTCAGTGCTTCATCTGAAGTTCTTTGAGGATATGTCATGTATAATTGACAAGCACCTCCAGCAAG GTAGCGATGTGCTTCTAAATTCTGAGAGTGGATGTGTGGAAGCAATTAAGACGGGTTATATTTCACCAAAGCTTTATGAACTCATCCAAATCTTCCACTCTTTCAG TAACTGTGATCATGTCCGATGCCTCATTTTTGTGGATCGAAAGATCACTGCTAGAGCCATGGAACGGACAATGAAGAAAATTGGACACCTCTCACATTTTACATTTTCTTCTCTTACTGGAGGGAGTTCTTCAGTGGACGCTCTGACCCCTAAAATGCAAAAGGACACACTGGATTCATTTCGCTCTGGAAAG GTGAACTTACTATTTACTACGGATGTCGCAGAAGAGGGTATTGATGTCACAGACTGCTCGTGTGTAATAAGATTTGATTTGCCAAAGACTACCCGTAGTTATATGCAGTCACGTGGACGAGCACGCCAGAAGGACTCTCAGTACATACTAATGATTGAAAG GGAAAATGTTAAACAAAATAATTTGATATCTGCCATTTTGAGAAGCGAGAAGTCAATGGTTGAGACTGCTTTGAACAGAGATTCCGAGGATCTACTCCCTGGTTTCTTCCCAGTTGAAGAAAAAAATGAATACCTTGTAGGCACAACCGGAGCAAAAGTAACTGCTGGTTCTAGCGTTAGTGTTATCGTCCAATACTGTGACAAGCTTCCAGGAGACAA GTACGACACCACAAAACCTTTGTTTGAGTTCACCAACCACGGTGATGGTTTTGTGTGTACGTTAACACTACCATCTAGTGACATGTTGCCACCTTTGGTGGGTCCAAAAGCAAGAAACAAGAAGAAAGCAAAACAGCTTGTTTGTCTTGATGCATGTAAGCAGCTGCATCAGCTAGGAGTACTTACTGACTCTCTTTGTCTATCTGTTGAAGAGCCACCACTGGAATCTGTGAACAAAACTGACGTTCTCACATCTTTGGCTGGTGTAG GTACAACCAAACGAAAGGAGCTACATGGTACAACTAGAGTATGTGGGTTGTCTGGTACCTGGGCATCAGAGAGAACTGCTGTTAAGCTTCAAGGCTACAGAATGAAATTTCTTTGTGACCAAGTTGGTCAGAAATACTCCGATTTTGTTCTGTTAATTGATAAAACTATAGCACATGAAGCTGCTAATTTGGATATTGATCTGTTTCTACATGACAAGATGGTGAAAGCTTCAGTCTCTCCTTGTGGCCTTTTTGAGTTGGATGTTCAACAG ATGGAGCAAGCAAAGCTATTTCAAGCACTTCTGTTCAATGGTTTGTTTGGAAAGTTGTTCACTGGATCAAAATCATCCGACGTTCCGCGGGAGTTTATTCTCAATAAAGATGACACGTTTATCTGGAATAATCCAAATATGTATTTGATTTTACCTATGGATCCTACTGTGGAGTCCCATGATATTACATGCATCAACTGGAGAGTGATTGATGAAGCCGCAACAGCTGTTAAACTTTTGAGGAAGATTTATTCTGAAGAAAAAATGAACATACAGGGAATACTTGATTTCGAccaaaatgatgaagatctaattCATTTCGCCAACACTTCATGTGAGACTCATTTCCTTAGAAATGTGGTAGTGCTGGCAGTCCACACAGGAAAGATATATACTGCTCTTCATGTTGCCGATCTATCTGCCAATAGCACATTTGATGGTGTATCAGATGAAAAAGGAACAGAGTTCCGCACCTTTGCAGAATACTTTGAGAAGAA GTATGGCATAGTTCTTCGTCATCCCTCACAGCCACTACTAGTGCTGAAACCCAGTCATAGGCCTCACAACATTCTTTCCTCGAAGCTCAGAGATGAAG GTAACggtgagaagaaaaagggtggcacATCAGATATAACTAAGGCAAACAACCGTGTTCACATGCCCCCAGAGTTGCTGATTCCCCTTAATTTTTCTGATGACATTTTAAGAACATTTTATTTGTTCCCATCTTTGATGCATCGTATAGAGGCATTAATGCTAGCCAGTCAACTAAAGAGTGAAATTTCATATGACGATTCTAATGTATCAAGCTTTCTG ATTCTAGAAGCTATCACAACTCTTCGATGCTCTGAAGACTTCTCAATGGAGCGTCTGGAATTATTGGGAGATTCTGTGTTGAAGTATGTCGTTAGTTGTCACCTTTTCCTAAAATTTCCTAACATGGATGAGGGGCAGTTAACATCCAGTAGGGTTGATATAATATCTAATGCTGCACTTTATGGGTTTGGAATTGAACACAAAATACAG GGTTATATACGTGATGCTGCATTTGATCCTCGTCGATGGCTTGCACCAGGACAGCTCTCCATTCATCCTGTTCCTTGTAATTGCCAAGTAAATTCTGAGGTTGTCACTGAGGATATTAATGTGAAAGTAGGCCAGCTGTGTGATAAGGGACACAGATGGATGTGTTCCAAAACAATTTCTGATTGCGTCGAAGCTATAATCGGTGCATATTATGTAGAAGGTGGCTTAAGAGCAGCTATGGCTGTTCTCAAATGGTTGGGAATTAATGTTGAAGTTGAGGAAGAATTGATTGGTCAGTTCTTGAGTGCATCTGTGCAGACTTATCTTCCAAAAAATGATGTAATTGAAAAGGTTGAAGCAAAACTAGGCTATGTATTTTTGATGAAAGGTCTTCTGCTAGAAGCTCTTACCCACCCATCACTGCAGGAATCAGCAGAAGGATATTCCTACGAG CGTCTGGAGTTCCTTGGTGATGCTGTCTTGGATATTCTTTTAACACGACATCTTTTCTCTAGTCATAAAGACACCGATGAGGGGGAGCTGACAGATTTACGGTCTGCATCAGTAaacaatgaaaattttgcacaactcGCAGTGAAGCATAAGTTATATCAGTTTCTCCAGCATTCTTCTGGGAAATTACCAGAAAATATTACTGAATATGTGGATAGTTTAGAGAATTCTTCCACGGACAAACTCAACCTTTTATCAGATGCGGCATTAAGAGGGCCTAAG GTTCTGGGTGATGTTGTAGAAAGTATTGCGGGTGCAATTCTTATAGATAGAAAACTTGATTTGGAGGTAGTTTGGGGTATTTTCAAACCTCTTCTTTCCCCTATTGTTACACCTGAGAAGCTGGAGTTACCTCCCTTCAGAGAGCTTCTCGAATGGTGCAACAAAAGTGGGTACTTTCTAGGAATTAAGTGTACAGATGGAATTAAGCGTACAGATGGAGACAAAATAGAGGCTACTCTGGATGTGCAACTCAAGGAGACGCTCCTTGTCAGGCAAGGTTGTGGCAAGAGCAAAAAGGATGCTAAAGCACATGCAGCTTCCATGTTACTCAAGGACCTTGAG GAGGAAGGACTTATAGTACCAAAGAATGCAAGCAACACGCAACAGTTCCAGGATCATCGTAACATTTTTGATGCAATGGATATACAACTTTCAACACCAACCAGGGGAAAGCGATCAGCTGGATCAAAGATAGCTGCCAGTCTTGATAAACCAG TGGACTGGCCAGTGAGAATGAGCAAAGGAGGACCCCGTGCAGGACTGTATGAGTTCTGCAAAAAGTTACAATGGCCAGCTCCTAATTTCGATTGTGCGAAGGTAGAACAAAG CACGCCTACGCCTCAAGGTCAAGGGTTCACCTTCGCGTCAACCATAAAACTGCACATACCGAATAGTGATGTGATCAGCCTCACAGGGGATTGCTTTGCGGATAAGAAGAGCGCGATGGATTCCGCCGCACTGCTCATGCTCTATGAGCTTCAGCAGCGAGGGAGATTGCAAGTCCAGGAGATTCGTCTTCCCTGA
- the LOC119270011 gene encoding endoribonuclease Dicer homolog 3a-like isoform X1: MAEAEPESAPGGGEAGEDAMDATGPAPAPAEAEAAAPVPDVNMNPLKRPSESCAQGDEADGQKRQKTESQVFTPRRYQLDVFEIAKARNTIAMLDTGAGKTMIAVMLMKEFGKKIDKSNNNGKIIFLAPTVQLVTQQCEVIKTHTDFEVELYCGASGVDHWTPQRWKEKISKSQVMVMIPDVLLSALGKAFLSLDMVSLMIFDECHRATGKHPYSRIMKDYYHQSDHKPKVFGMTASPVIRKGVSSNLDCEVQFTELEKLLNAKIYAVADRAEIELCAPSAKEVDRYYDPKTVCFKDLSEELGLLHSEYDALITTLQNKPNCQNKESDEIAKESRRRLSNSSAKILYCIDDIGLLCASEATKIYIERGQRKGWLKKASDATNIQSVANSSFLLAEISVLHLKFFEDMSCIIDKHLQQGSDVLLNSESGCVEAIKTGYISPKLYELIQIFHSFSSNCDHVRCLIFVDRKITARAMERTMKKIGHLSHFTFSSLTGGSSSVDALTPKMQKDTLDSFRSGKVNLLFTTDVAEEGIDVTDCSCVIRFDLPKTTRSYMQSRGRARQKDSQYILMIERENVKQNNLISAILRSEKSMVETALNRDSEDLLPGFFPVEEKNEYLVGTTGAKVTAGSSVSVIVQYCDKLPGDKYDTTKPLFEFTNHGDGFVCTLTLPSSDMLPPLVGPKARNKKKAKQLVCLDACKQLHQLGVLTDSLCLSVEEPPLESVNKTDVLTSLAGVGTTKRKELHGTTRVCGLSGTWASERTAVKLQGYRMKFLCDQVGQKYSDFVLLIDKTIAHEAANLDIDLFLHDKMVKASVSPCGLFELDVQQMEQAKLFQALLFNGLFGKLFTGSKSSDVPREFILNKDDTFIWNNPNMYLILPMDPTVESHDITCINWRVIDEAATAVKLLRKIYSEEKMNIQGILDFDQNDEDLIHFANTSCETHFLRNVVVLAVHTGKIYTALHVADLSANSTFDGVSDEKGTEFRTFAEYFEKKYGIVLRHPSQPLLVLKPSHRPHNILSSKLRDEGNGEKKKGGTSDITKANNRVHMPPELLIPLNFSDDILRTFYLFPSLMHRIEALMLASQLKSEISYDDSNVSSFLILEAITTLRCSEDFSMERLELLGDSVLKYVVSCHLFLKFPNMDEGQLTSSRVDIISNAALYGFGIEHKIQGYIRDAAFDPRRWLAPGQLSIHPVPCNCQVNSEVVTEDINVKVGQLCDKGHRWMCSKTISDCVEAIIGAYYVEGGLRAAMAVLKWLGINVEVEEELIGQFLSASVQTYLPKNDVIEKVEAKLGYVFLMKGLLLEALTHPSLQESAEGYSYERLEFLGDAVLDILLTRHLFSSHKDTDEGELTDLRSASVNNENFAQLAVKHKLYQFLQHSSGKLPENITEYVDSLENSSTDKLNLLSDAALRGPKVLGDVVESIAGAILIDRKLDLEVVWGIFKPLLSPIVTPEKLELPPFRELLEWCNKSGYFLGIKCTDGIKRTDGDKIEATLDVQLKETLLVRQGCGKSKKDAKAHAASMLLKDLEEEGLIVPKNASNTQQFQDHRNIFDAMDIQLSTPTRGKRSAGSKIAASLDKPVDWPVRMSKGGPRAGLYEFCKKLQWPAPNFDCAKVEQSTPTPQGQGFTFASTIKLHIPNSDVISLTGDCFADKKSAMDSAALLMLYELQQRGRLQVQEIRLP; encoded by the exons ATGGCGGAGGCGGAACCGGAATCGGCGCCCGGAGGCGGAGAGGCCGGCGAGGACGCGATGGACGCCACCGGtcccgcgccggcgccggcggaggcggaggccgccgcccccgtccccgacg TTAACATGAACCCTTTGAAGAGGCCATCGGAGTCGTGTGCTCAAGGAGACGAAGCAGACGGGCAGAAGCGGCAGAAGACGGAGTCTCAAGTTTTCACACCCAGAAG ATACCAGCTCGATGTCTTTGAGATTGCCAAGGCGCGAAACACGATTGCAATGCTTGACACAGGAGCCGGGAAGACGATGATTGCTGTGATGCTCATGAAAGAGTTTGGGAAAAAGATTGACAAATCAAATAACAATGGGAAGATCATATTCCTTGCACCAACAGTTCAGCTCGTCACACAG CAATGTGAGGTGATTAAAACCCACACAGATTTTGAGGTGGAGCTGTATTGCGGTGCCTCGGGGGTTGATCACTGGACGCCTCAGAGATGGAAAGAAAAAATATCGAAATCTCAG GTCATGGTGATGATACCAGATGTGTTGCTAAGTGCTTTAGGCAAAGCTTTCTTGAGCTTGGACATGGTTAGTCTTATGATATTTGATGAGTGCCATCGTGCAACTGGCAAACACCCTTATTCGAGAATAATGAAG GACTACTATCACCAATCTGACCACAAGCCAaaggtgtttggtatgacggcctcGCCTGTTATAAGGAAAG GTGTCTCTTCTAATCTGGATTGTGAAGTTCAGTTCACTGAACTGGAAAAGCTTCTAAATGCTAAG ATCTACGCTGTGGCTGATAGAGCAGAGATAGAGCTTTGCGCTCCTTCTGCAAAAGAAGTGGACAGATACTATGACCCAAAAACAGTTTGTTTCAAGGATTTGAGTGAAGAGTTGGGACTTTTGCATTCTGAG TACGATGCGTTAATAACTACATTGCAGAATAAGCCTAACTGCCAGAATAAAGAATCCGATGAAATAGCTAAAGAATCACGGAGGCGTCTATCCAATTCTTCAGCCAAAATCCTGTATTGCATCGATGATATTGGTCTTCTTTGTGCTAGTGAG GCCACCAAAATCTACATTGAAAGGGGTCAGAGAAAAGGTTGGCTGAAGAAAGCTTCTGATGCCACAAATATTCAAAGTGTTGCAAATAGCTCGTTCCTGCTTGCAGAAATTTCAGTGCTTCATCTGAAGTTCTTTGAGGATATGTCATGTATAATTGACAAGCACCTCCAGCAAG GTAGCGATGTGCTTCTAAATTCTGAGAGTGGATGTGTGGAAGCAATTAAGACGGGTTATATTTCACCAAAGCTTTATGAACTCATCCAAATCTTCCACTCTTTCAG CAGTAACTGTGATCATGTCCGATGCCTCATTTTTGTGGATCGAAAGATCACTGCTAGAGCCATGGAACGGACAATGAAGAAAATTGGACACCTCTCACATTTTACATTTTCTTCTCTTACTGGAGGGAGTTCTTCAGTGGACGCTCTGACCCCTAAAATGCAAAAGGACACACTGGATTCATTTCGCTCTGGAAAG GTGAACTTACTATTTACTACGGATGTCGCAGAAGAGGGTATTGATGTCACAGACTGCTCGTGTGTAATAAGATTTGATTTGCCAAAGACTACCCGTAGTTATATGCAGTCACGTGGACGAGCACGCCAGAAGGACTCTCAGTACATACTAATGATTGAAAG GGAAAATGTTAAACAAAATAATTTGATATCTGCCATTTTGAGAAGCGAGAAGTCAATGGTTGAGACTGCTTTGAACAGAGATTCCGAGGATCTACTCCCTGGTTTCTTCCCAGTTGAAGAAAAAAATGAATACCTTGTAGGCACAACCGGAGCAAAAGTAACTGCTGGTTCTAGCGTTAGTGTTATCGTCCAATACTGTGACAAGCTTCCAGGAGACAA GTACGACACCACAAAACCTTTGTTTGAGTTCACCAACCACGGTGATGGTTTTGTGTGTACGTTAACACTACCATCTAGTGACATGTTGCCACCTTTGGTGGGTCCAAAAGCAAGAAACAAGAAGAAAGCAAAACAGCTTGTTTGTCTTGATGCATGTAAGCAGCTGCATCAGCTAGGAGTACTTACTGACTCTCTTTGTCTATCTGTTGAAGAGCCACCACTGGAATCTGTGAACAAAACTGACGTTCTCACATCTTTGGCTGGTGTAG GTACAACCAAACGAAAGGAGCTACATGGTACAACTAGAGTATGTGGGTTGTCTGGTACCTGGGCATCAGAGAGAACTGCTGTTAAGCTTCAAGGCTACAGAATGAAATTTCTTTGTGACCAAGTTGGTCAGAAATACTCCGATTTTGTTCTGTTAATTGATAAAACTATAGCACATGAAGCTGCTAATTTGGATATTGATCTGTTTCTACATGACAAGATGGTGAAAGCTTCAGTCTCTCCTTGTGGCCTTTTTGAGTTGGATGTTCAACAG ATGGAGCAAGCAAAGCTATTTCAAGCACTTCTGTTCAATGGTTTGTTTGGAAAGTTGTTCACTGGATCAAAATCATCCGACGTTCCGCGGGAGTTTATTCTCAATAAAGATGACACGTTTATCTGGAATAATCCAAATATGTATTTGATTTTACCTATGGATCCTACTGTGGAGTCCCATGATATTACATGCATCAACTGGAGAGTGATTGATGAAGCCGCAACAGCTGTTAAACTTTTGAGGAAGATTTATTCTGAAGAAAAAATGAACATACAGGGAATACTTGATTTCGAccaaaatgatgaagatctaattCATTTCGCCAACACTTCATGTGAGACTCATTTCCTTAGAAATGTGGTAGTGCTGGCAGTCCACACAGGAAAGATATATACTGCTCTTCATGTTGCCGATCTATCTGCCAATAGCACATTTGATGGTGTATCAGATGAAAAAGGAACAGAGTTCCGCACCTTTGCAGAATACTTTGAGAAGAA GTATGGCATAGTTCTTCGTCATCCCTCACAGCCACTACTAGTGCTGAAACCCAGTCATAGGCCTCACAACATTCTTTCCTCGAAGCTCAGAGATGAAG GTAACggtgagaagaaaaagggtggcacATCAGATATAACTAAGGCAAACAACCGTGTTCACATGCCCCCAGAGTTGCTGATTCCCCTTAATTTTTCTGATGACATTTTAAGAACATTTTATTTGTTCCCATCTTTGATGCATCGTATAGAGGCATTAATGCTAGCCAGTCAACTAAAGAGTGAAATTTCATATGACGATTCTAATGTATCAAGCTTTCTG ATTCTAGAAGCTATCACAACTCTTCGATGCTCTGAAGACTTCTCAATGGAGCGTCTGGAATTATTGGGAGATTCTGTGTTGAAGTATGTCGTTAGTTGTCACCTTTTCCTAAAATTTCCTAACATGGATGAGGGGCAGTTAACATCCAGTAGGGTTGATATAATATCTAATGCTGCACTTTATGGGTTTGGAATTGAACACAAAATACAG GGTTATATACGTGATGCTGCATTTGATCCTCGTCGATGGCTTGCACCAGGACAGCTCTCCATTCATCCTGTTCCTTGTAATTGCCAAGTAAATTCTGAGGTTGTCACTGAGGATATTAATGTGAAAGTAGGCCAGCTGTGTGATAAGGGACACAGATGGATGTGTTCCAAAACAATTTCTGATTGCGTCGAAGCTATAATCGGTGCATATTATGTAGAAGGTGGCTTAAGAGCAGCTATGGCTGTTCTCAAATGGTTGGGAATTAATGTTGAAGTTGAGGAAGAATTGATTGGTCAGTTCTTGAGTGCATCTGTGCAGACTTATCTTCCAAAAAATGATGTAATTGAAAAGGTTGAAGCAAAACTAGGCTATGTATTTTTGATGAAAGGTCTTCTGCTAGAAGCTCTTACCCACCCATCACTGCAGGAATCAGCAGAAGGATATTCCTACGAG CGTCTGGAGTTCCTTGGTGATGCTGTCTTGGATATTCTTTTAACACGACATCTTTTCTCTAGTCATAAAGACACCGATGAGGGGGAGCTGACAGATTTACGGTCTGCATCAGTAaacaatgaaaattttgcacaactcGCAGTGAAGCATAAGTTATATCAGTTTCTCCAGCATTCTTCTGGGAAATTACCAGAAAATATTACTGAATATGTGGATAGTTTAGAGAATTCTTCCACGGACAAACTCAACCTTTTATCAGATGCGGCATTAAGAGGGCCTAAG GTTCTGGGTGATGTTGTAGAAAGTATTGCGGGTGCAATTCTTATAGATAGAAAACTTGATTTGGAGGTAGTTTGGGGTATTTTCAAACCTCTTCTTTCCCCTATTGTTACACCTGAGAAGCTGGAGTTACCTCCCTTCAGAGAGCTTCTCGAATGGTGCAACAAAAGTGGGTACTTTCTAGGAATTAAGTGTACAGATGGAATTAAGCGTACAGATGGAGACAAAATAGAGGCTACTCTGGATGTGCAACTCAAGGAGACGCTCCTTGTCAGGCAAGGTTGTGGCAAGAGCAAAAAGGATGCTAAAGCACATGCAGCTTCCATGTTACTCAAGGACCTTGAG GAGGAAGGACTTATAGTACCAAAGAATGCAAGCAACACGCAACAGTTCCAGGATCATCGTAACATTTTTGATGCAATGGATATACAACTTTCAACACCAACCAGGGGAAAGCGATCAGCTGGATCAAAGATAGCTGCCAGTCTTGATAAACCAG TGGACTGGCCAGTGAGAATGAGCAAAGGAGGACCCCGTGCAGGACTGTATGAGTTCTGCAAAAAGTTACAATGGCCAGCTCCTAATTTCGATTGTGCGAAGGTAGAACAAAG CACGCCTACGCCTCAAGGTCAAGGGTTCACCTTCGCGTCAACCATAAAACTGCACATACCGAATAGTGATGTGATCAGCCTCACAGGGGATTGCTTTGCGGATAAGAAGAGCGCGATGGATTCCGCCGCACTGCTCATGCTCTATGAGCTTCAGCAGCGAGGGAGATTGCAAGTCCAGGAGATTCGTCTTCCCTGA